AATATGCCTCGCCCGAATGCCGTTCGCTCGTGGATTTGGTGGCGACCGATCGGGCGGGAGACCTCCTGCTTCAACGAACGATCGAAGAACTCGGCTACGGCGACAAGATTTCGCTGATCAAGAACAACATCGACCACGAAACGGACGCCACGTTCGGGTCGCACGAAAATTATCTGGTGACCAGACGGTTTCCCTTCAGCCGACGTGGGCTTGCTCCGTTGGTCTCGTTTCTGGTGACTCGCCAGATCTTCACGGGGGCCGGACGGATAGGGGTGTCGGTGCCGACGGAAGTCTGGATTCAGCAAGGCCGCTTGATCGTCCTGCGGACGGTCTTTTCTCAGGACGAGGCGCAGGTTCCCTTTCAAATTTCGCAGCGGGCCGATCACATCGTGAACGACTTCTTCGAATGGGTGCAGCACAACCGCGCCATCGTGAACACAAGGGATGAACCGCTGGCGGACCCGAATCAGTACCGCCGCATCCACCTGCTCCTCGGCGATTCCAACATGGCCGAGTTCGCGACGGCGTTGAAGATGGGCACGACCGGGCTGGTGTTGCAGTTGATCGAGGACGGAAAGGCCCCGGACGGGCTGGATATTGATGAGCCGGTGGACGCTCTGCAAGACATCTCGCGAGATCAAGATCGCCGGTGGATCGTCCGGCTGCAATCGGGCAAAACGATGTCCGCCATCGACATTCAAGAGCAGTTTCTTGCCGCGGCGCGGCGGGCCTATGCCGGACAGGATGAAGAAACGGACTGGGTGTTGGACCAATGGCAAACGGTCTTGGAGGATTTACGGGGAGACTATGCCAAGCTGGTCGGGCGGATCGATTGGGCATCGAAACTGTGGTTGCTCGAATCGTTTCGAGAGGCCGAGGGAGTTGAGTGGGACGATCCGATCCTGAAAAGTCTCGATTTGGAGTACCATAACCTGCACGGCCAGAAGGGGCTGTATTATGGGCTGGTCCAGGAGGGGCGCGCGCCTCGCCTCACGACGGACAAGGCCATTGAATTGGCAGCCGCCCACGCGCCGAAGAATACCCGCGCCTTCGGGCGAGGCGAGCTTGTCAAACGTTTGCTGTTGGCCGGTGCGGGTGATGCACACGATGGGCCTGATGCGGGGGAATTCACGGAGGGCAGTTTCCCTCCTTACGTCATCCATTGGTCCATCTTTCAGGTGCGAGGTCGGCCTCCGGTCCCGATGCCGGACCCGTTTAATACTTACGTGCGGGAAGTCAGGGCCCTGTTCGAACGTGAAACTCCGGACGCTCCCTTGCCGTCGTAAATCCTTTCGTGCCTTCCCGCAGAAAATCGACGATCCTGTTTTCGGCCCAATAGGCGTCTTCCCCATTTCGGCTGCGGTGATAGAACCCGCAATGGCCTCCGTGCCGGGGAGCAACCAGGCGGATCAGCGGATGGTCAAGGATAGTCGGCACGGTGAACATTGGATATGGAATAAACGGGTCATCTTGGGCCGTGATGATCAAGGTGGGGACGGCAAGGGACCCCACCACGTGCCGCGCTCCAGCCCGGTCATAATAGTCCGCGCCGCTTTGGTATCCTCCATCGGGGGCGGTGTACCAGTGATCGAACTCACTGATGCGGGTGATGGTATCGAGGCGAGCCAGATCCCACTTGCCTGGAAACAGAACAGCCTTGCGCCGCAGCCGAGCCTTGAGCCCATTCAAAAAATGACGGTGATAGAGCCAATTGCGAGGCTCCTCCAGCGCACGGGCGCACACCGTCGGATCGATGTTCGGGCAGACGGCCGCGACACCGGCCAAGGCAGGCTCATCGTTGCCCAGCTCACCAGCTGCCTTGAGGACCAGATTGCCGCCCATGGAGTAGCCGACGAGCCAGATGCGATTGAGGCCGTCTCGTGTGGCCAGTTCTCGCACAATCGCGCGGTAGTCGTTGCTCAAGCCACTGTTGTAGAGGGTCGGGGAGAGGTGCTCCGTGCCGCCGCAGTTGCGCTGGTTCATCCGAATGACGTTGAACCCGGCCCGATAGGCCTTGGCCGCGATGCCGAGCATGTAACGCGAGTCGCTCGATCCTTCGAGCCCATGGACCAATACGACCGTGGGAGCGGACGTTCGGTCGCGTTGCCAGTGGCAATGGCCGAGCAGTTGCGTGGCAGGCTCCGTGGCGAAGACGCGAGATTCGTGAGGCAGGTCCGTGAGCAACGTCGTTCGCGGGAGGTACCGAGGCACGAGCGTCATGAGATGGGGATTGCGCAGCAAGAGCGGCGGCTCGTAGATGGGAATCGGATCGACCATGGCGCTTTCATCATAGCGTAAAAGCCGATTGAGACGCAGAGCGAAAACGGATTGGGCTCCGGCAGGGCTGGAACTTTCTCGCTCGCCGAGTATAATGACGGCCGAAGCTTGTTGAGCATCCTGTGAAAAAGGAGAAAAACCCATGGCGTTGCGAGATGCGAAGAGAAGGATTTATGCGTGGCGTGTGCTTGCTGCGGCAATGATGCTGGGAATCATCATGGGGAGCG
This sequence is a window from Candidatus Nitrospira inopinata. Protein-coding genes within it:
- a CDS encoding YheT family hydrolase, which codes for MVDPIPIYEPPLLLRNPHLMTLVPRYLPRTTLLTDLPHESRVFATEPATQLLGHCHWQRDRTSAPTVVLVHGLEGSSDSRYMLGIAAKAYRAGFNVIRMNQRNCGGTEHLSPTLYNSGLSNDYRAIVRELATRDGLNRIWLVGYSMGGNLVLKAAGELGNDEPALAGVAAVCPNIDPTVCARALEEPRNWLYHRHFLNGLKARLRRKAVLFPGKWDLARLDTITRISEFDHWYTAPDGGYQSGADYYDRAGARHVVGSLAVPTLIITAQDDPFIPYPMFTVPTILDHPLIRLVAPRHGGHCGFYHRSRNGEDAYWAENRIVDFLREGTKGFTTARERPEFHVRTGP
- a CDS encoding proteasome accessory factor PafA2 family protein, with amino-acid sequence MLNRIFGLETEYGLLIHQDQPDHSPAWFAHHIRDHVFRTQRRGVLDLHRRGHDEPPGNGGFLTNAGRLYLDMGHLEYASPECRSLVDLVATDRAGDLLLQRTIEELGYGDKISLIKNNIDHETDATFGSHENYLVTRRFPFSRRGLAPLVSFLVTRQIFTGAGRIGVSVPTEVWIQQGRLIVLRTVFSQDEAQVPFQISQRADHIVNDFFEWVQHNRAIVNTRDEPLADPNQYRRIHLLLGDSNMAEFATALKMGTTGLVLQLIEDGKAPDGLDIDEPVDALQDISRDQDRRWIVRLQSGKTMSAIDIQEQFLAAARRAYAGQDEETDWVLDQWQTVLEDLRGDYAKLVGRIDWASKLWLLESFREAEGVEWDDPILKSLDLEYHNLHGQKGLYYGLVQEGRAPRLTTDKAIELAAAHAPKNTRAFGRGELVKRLLLAGAGDAHDGPDAGEFTEGSFPPYVIHWSIFQVRGRPPVPMPDPFNTYVREVRALFERETPDAPLPS